Part of the Streptomyces sp. f51 genome is shown below.
CGATTCGGCGTATTCGGCGGCCAGCGCCCGCAGGACGGTCGACTTTCCTATTCCCGCCGGTCCGTGCACGAGCACACTGCCGCCGCCGGAGAGCTGCTCGCGTGCCCCCGCGAAGAGTTCCTCCCGGCCGATGACCAGCTCGGGGCGCGGTCGGGCAGGTTCCTTGAAGTCCCCTCGCACGGTCACCGCTCCCCTCGTGTGTCGTGTCCTGGCCAATATTAGGCAAGGTCTCTTTGAATTTCGGACAGTCCGGGTGGTGAGGGAAATAACAGATGTCACACATACGTCATTTCACGGTCCGGACGATTGAATGAAGGGTGCCGAAGCGGTCGGTGCGCTAAGGCAGCACCCCGGCCCGGCGCGCGGCGACGACCGCCTCCAGACGGGTGTGCGCGCCGAGCCTGCGCATCGCCGACCGCAGATACCCCTTCACCGTCTCCGGACGCAGTCCGAGCCGCTCGGCGGCGGCCGCGTTGGTCGCGCCCGCCGCGACACAGGCGAGCACGTCCACCTCGCGCGGGGACAGTCCCACCGCGCGCGGCACCGGCTGCGGCGGAGCCGCCGCCCCGGCCAGCCGGCCGCACACCGAGAGCAGTTCGGCCCGCAGCCCCGGGTCGGCGATCCGCGGCGCCAGCGCCCGCAGGGTCCCGTGCGCCTCGCGCACCTCCTCCCAGGCCGCATCGCCCGCCGCTCCCCGAGCCGGCCCGGGCTCGCGGACGGCGCCCAGCAGTTCACGGGCCGCGTCCCGGACGACGAGGGCCTGCTCCACGTCCCGGGCCGCCTCGACGGCCGCGCCCAGCGTGCGGTCGCCCAGCGGCTGGGCCGTCCGCAGGGCGCCGTAGAGCACACCGCGCACCCGGCGCCGTACGACGACGGGAACCGCGAGCACCGAACACAGCCCCTCCGCCGCCACCGCCGTGTCGTACTCGTGGCTGATCTGCCGCGAGGACTCGTAGTCGCTCACCGCGCAGGGCCGGGCGAGGGCCACCGCCTTGCCGCCCAGACCGTTGCCCGAGGACACCGCGAGCGCGCTCAGCGCGGGGGTCGCCGTGCCGCTCAACTCGCTGATGCGCACCAGCCGGCCGCCGGGCTCGACCAGCCCGCCGAAGGCCACGGGCAGCCCCGTGGCACGCCGCAGCCGCACCAGCGCGGTCCGCACTTCCACCGACTCCGCCGTGTCCGCCGCCACCTGCTCGTCCCTTCATCGCGGGGCACCCCCCGTTCGGGGGTGGTGAGACCTGCATCACGGAATACACGATGGTAGGCGGCGGTCCGGCAACGAGGAGGACACATGACGGCGACAACGGGCGGGGCGGGGGAGTTCCGTGCCGCACGGGACTTCCTGCTGGAGCACCGGGCGGACTACACCAGGGCCTACGAGGGCTTCAGCTGGCCCCGCCCGGAGCACTTCAACTGGGCCCTCGACTGGTTCGACGCCATCGCGCGGGACAACGACCGCACCGCCCTTCACATCGTGGAGGAGGACGGCGAGAGTGTCGAGGTCTCCTTCGCCGCGATGTCCGAGCGCTCGAACCGGGTCGCCAACTGGCTGCGCGAGCGGGGCGTACGGGCCGAGGACCGCGTCCTCGTCATGCTCGGCAACCAGGTCGAGCTGTGGGAGACGGCGCTGGCCGCGATGAAACTGCGCGCCGTCGTCATCCCGGCCACCCCGCTGCTCGGCCCCGCCGACCTGGCCGACCGGGTCGAGCGCGGCCGGGTGCGGCACGTCCTCGTACGGGCCGAGGACACCGCCAAGTTCGACGCGGTGCCCGGCGACTACACCCGGATCACGGTCGGGGGCGCCCGCCCCGGCTGGCACGCGTACGAGGGGACGGCCGCCGCCGACGCAGCCTTCGAGCCCGACGGCCCCACCCACGCCGACGACCCCCTGATGCTCTACTTCACCTCGGGCACCACCGCCCGGCCCAAGCTGGTGGAGCACACCCACGTCTCGTACCCGATCGGCCACCTGGCCACCATGTACTGGATCGGGCTCCGGCCAGGGGACGTGCATCTGAACATCTCCTCACCCGGCTGGGCCAAGCACGCCTGGTCCAACCTCTTCGCGCCGTGGAACGCGGAGGCGACCGTGTTCCTCTACAACTACACCCGCTTCGACGCGGGCCGGCTGATGGCGGAGATGGACCGGGCCGGGGTGACCACCTTCTGCGCCCCGCCGACCGTGTGGCGCATGCTCATCCAGGCCGACCTCGACCAGCTGCGGACCCCGCCGCGCGAGGTCGTCGCCGCGGGCGAGCCGCTGAACCCCGAGGTGATCGAGCAGGTCAGGC
Proteins encoded:
- a CDS encoding helix-turn-helix transcriptional regulator translates to MAADTAESVEVRTALVRLRRATGLPVAFGGLVEPGGRLVRISELSGTATPALSALAVSSGNGLGGKAVALARPCAVSDYESSRQISHEYDTAVAAEGLCSVLAVPVVVRRRVRGVLYGALRTAQPLGDRTLGAAVEAARDVEQALVVRDAARELLGAVREPGPARGAAGDAAWEEVREAHGTLRALAPRIADPGLRAELLSVCGRLAGAAAPPQPVPRAVGLSPREVDVLACVAAGATNAAAAERLGLRPETVKGYLRSAMRRLGAHTRLEAVVAARRAGVLP
- a CDS encoding AMP-binding protein, whose translation is MTATTGGAGEFRAARDFLLEHRADYTRAYEGFSWPRPEHFNWALDWFDAIARDNDRTALHIVEEDGESVEVSFAAMSERSNRVANWLRERGVRAEDRVLVMLGNQVELWETALAAMKLRAVVIPATPLLGPADLADRVERGRVRHVLVRAEDTAKFDAVPGDYTRITVGGARPGWHAYEGTAAADAAFEPDGPTHADDPLMLYFTSGTTARPKLVEHTHVSYPIGHLATMYWIGLRPGDVHLNISSPGWAKHAWSNLFAPWNAEATVFLYNYTRFDAGRLMAEMDRAGVTTFCAPPTVWRMLIQADLDQLRTPPREVVAAGEPLNPEVIEQVRRAWDVTIRDGFGQTETAVQVSNSPGQQLKTGSMGRPSPGFRVELLDPVSGAPGASEGEICLDLSERPVGLMTGYHGDPDRTAEAMAGGYYRTGDIGSRDDDGYITYVGRADDVFKASDYKISPFELESALLEHEAVAEAAVVPAPDELRLAVPKAYVVLAAGYEPGPDTAKILFEHARSVLSPYKRIRRLEFGELPKTVSGKIRRIELREATAAGSDAEYREEDFR